One region of Armigeres subalbatus isolate Guangzhou_Male chromosome 3, GZ_Asu_2, whole genome shotgun sequence genomic DNA includes:
- the LOC134220510 gene encoding uncharacterized protein LOC134220510: MKFFNVLLFISIKQILGQYLEINDLHHNPLLMLKEQNCYIQTGIIKILHPINLTMLEINVALFLEFSRKIDQDLPMSNLILRKSRQLADNLYKLKPVRRNRHKRWDSIGKGWKWLAGTPDADDLRIINSTFNALVDQSNEQIKINRVINERISKITNTVNQLTSVNNILLKETDAITLLLSLDTMNNILEEIEDAILRARVSLSNRQPESPRKRKEFFPNRTRTFDLTPRRNYVMAHRHRPTSTDQTDRSAIKESDHTSKVQ, from the exons ATGAAGTTTTTCAATGTATTATTGTTTATATCAATCAAACAGATACTAGGCCAATATTTAGAAATTAACGATCTTCACCATAACCCATTACTCATGCTAAAAGAACAAAATTGCTACATTCAAACAGGGATTATTAAAATTTTGCACCCAATAAACTTGACAATGTTAGAAAttaatgttgctttgtttttagagttttcaagaaaaatcgaTCAAGATTTACCTATGTCAAACCTCATCTTGCGAAAAAGTAGACAGCTAGCTGATAATTTATATAAATTAAAACCAGTCAGAAGAAATAGGCATAAAAGATGGGACAGCATTGGCAAAGGCTGGAAATGGCTCGCAGGAACCCCAGACGCAGATGATCTGCGTATAATCAACAGTACATTCAACGCCCTAGTCGACCAGTCCAACGAACAGATCAAAATTAACCGAGTTATCAACGAAAGGATTTCGAAGATAACTAACACCGTCAATCAACTCACATCAGTGAACAACATTCTTCTTAAGGAGACCGACGCTATCACCCTACTTTTATCCTTGGATACGATGAACAACATCCTCGAGGAGattgaagacgccatcttgagGGCTCGTGTATCACTTTCGAATA GACAACCAGAATCCCCAAGAAAGCGCAAGGAGTTTTTCCCCAATCGAACGAGGACGTTCGATCTTACCCCCCGGAGGAATTACGTGATGGCCCACCGACACCGACCAACCAGCACCGACCAAACCGATAGATCAGCAATAAAGGAGTCAGACCACACGAGCAAAGTCCAATGA